One Myotis daubentonii chromosome 3, mMyoDau2.1, whole genome shotgun sequence genomic window carries:
- the LOC132229282 gene encoding single-stranded DNA-binding protein, mitochondrial-like, with protein MFQRPVLQVLHTFVIHESEIVSNLVFKRFLNHVQLLGRVDQDPVMRHVEGKQQVTLFSPATNEMWKSGDNEAYQMRDISQKTTWYRISVFRSDLRDVAYQYVKKGSRIYVEGKVDYGEYMAKNNVRRQATIIIADNIIFLSDQMKEKA; from the coding sequence ATGTTTCAAAGACCTGTATTGCAGGTACTTCACACATTTGTAATACATGAGTCTGAAATAGTAAGCAACTTGGTTTTCAAAAGATTTCTGAATCATGTGCAGTTACTTGGGCGAGTTGATCAGGACCCTGTCATGAGACACGTGGAAGGAAAACAACAAGTCACATTATTTTCTCCAGCAACAAATGAGATGTGGAAATCAGGAGACAATGAAGCATACCAAATGCGTGACATCAGTCAAAAGACAACATGGTACAGAATTTCAGTATTCCGATCAGACCTCAGAGATGTGGCATATCAGTATGTGAAAAAGGGCTCTCGAATTTATGTGGAAGGGAAAGTAGACTATGGTGAATACATGGCTAAAAATAATGTGAGGAGACAAGCAACAATAATCATAGCTGACAACATTATATTTCTGAGTGACCAGATGAAAGAGAAGGCATAG